The following proteins come from a genomic window of Manduca sexta isolate Smith_Timp_Sample1 chromosome 2, JHU_Msex_v1.0, whole genome shotgun sequence:
- the LOC115452192 gene encoding PR domain zinc finger protein 5 isoform X2: MNNCCFLCNTFTNSFMKNAINIFGHPNTLPSGKTLLEVVSEIIDKPLKEDAVHSKLLCTKCFKSVFEYDNTAVDLRAMKMAMVNQFKISLSKSNLNYDTYEADIKSKVPVKSCNSDKKMGKIVLPASKLQPLTPDLLLKVSKLAAATKSNFVLDQNKSPPVITINNTMISQQETTQSQKTDILTTLANSLNENVITSSSSDMKTLSFNSLTKELLSNDVDLEKDVNDDDDTMEIDEDCALSVVPVTSSNGDLVLEVQGVKRPSKSSDSQLIDVSVLQSLDSGSSGGDDDKYILGKLQIMNDGDDDDEHTIVLDGDNGSILRMVSGQRLVLDGGELALVPDHQSATDHHPDHDQGDSQDSNDEPQIELQVSGDEETANAIIAAAQEQGCAFIKVESGEMYRVKSVQSKNENTSSRAALSMVERVDGKFRCLLCENKNHGTLGSATPAVGEAEWMMRHLRHLHDARLYICRLCGDTYRRRADYTSHMAVHSKKLGVGPTPRAARGDEARIHTCRSCGKTFASKYTLIAHQKTHSDRPRPYKCKQCSKSFLTQQNLNQHEKTHSGIKDFICNICNKAFSTQHNLEVHGVVHSGARPFACGACGKGFARRAELRDHLRTHTGERPFACETCGATFSQRSNLHSHRRATHLNEKRHACSLCPKQFKRRRLLDYHVKASHTGERPLKCEVCSSTFVYPEHYKKHIRTHSGERPYVCEICGKTFTTRDNRNTHRFVHSDKKPYECLACGAGFMRKHLLYEHMNHSGHIAESIVVNQPRVTKVATNMFGTDELELDSTEDKSIIGKNPLSLPDDDPLIIQALTGDRSEATLLEAVDVSQLENAEIVDENGEMIRLIQVKLPSGDNGWMAVNN, encoded by the exons ATGAACAACTGTTGCTTTTTGTGCAACACCTTCACCAACTCGTTTATGAAGAATGCGATAAACATATTTGGGCATCCT aACACTTTACCATCGGGAAAAACTTTGTTAGAAGTGGTCAGTGAAATTATAGACAAACCATTAAAAGAAGATGCCGTGCATTCGAAGCTTCTGTGTACGAAATGTTTCAAGTCGGTCTTTGAATATGATAATACGGCTGTTGA TCTGCGAGCGATGAAAATGGCCATGGTTAATCAATTCAAAATCTCCTTATCAAAAAGCAATTTGAATTATGACACATATGAGGCtgatattaaatcaaaagtgcCCGTGAAAAGTTGTAACAGCGATAAGAAAATGGGCAAAATTGTGTTACCCGCGTCCAAACTCCAGCCTTTGACGCCGGATTTATTGTTGAAAGTGAGCAAATTGGCCGCCGCTACTAAATCTAATTTCGTTTTGGATCAGAATAAG AGTCCTCCAGTAATAACGATAAACAACACGATGATTTCCCAACAAGAAACAACACAGTCCCAGAAGACGGACATACTCACAACACTAGCCAACTCGCTCAACGAGAATGTAATCACTTCTTCCAGCAGTGATATGAAGACTTTGAGCTTTAACTCGTTGACTAAAGAACTATTGTCGAACGATGTGGATTTGGAGAAGGATgtcaatgatgatgatgatactaTGGAGATTGATgaag ATTGCGCATTATCAGTTGTTCCTGTGACGTCATCCAATGGCGATCTAGTCCTAGAAGTACAGGGTGTCAAG CGGCCGTCGAAGTCATCGGACTCGCAGTTGATAGACGTCAGCGTGTTGCAGTCGCTGGACAGCGGCAGCAGCGGCGGCGACGACGACAAGTACATACTGGGCAAGCTGCAGATCATGAACGATGGTGATGACGATGATGAGC ATACAATAGTCCTGGACGGTGATAATGGTTCGATCCTGCGCATGGTCAGCGGGCAGCGGCTCGTGTTGGACGGCGGCGAGCTGGCGCTGGTGCCCGACCACCAGTCCGCCACCGACCACCACCCCGACCACGACCAGGGCGACAGTCAAG ACTCGAATGACGAGCCTCAGATAGAGCTACAAGTGTCCGGAGATGAAGAAACGGCGAATGCCATTATAGCGGCGGCGCAGGAGCAAG GTTGCGCGTTCATAAAAGTGGAATCGGGCGAGATGTACCGCGTGAAGTCGGTGCAGAGCAAGAATGAGAACACGAGCAGCAGGGcggccctcagcatggtcgagAGGGTCGACGGCAAGTTCCGCTGTCTGCTGTGCGAGAATAAGAACCACG GTACGTTGGGCAGCGCTACCCCAGCGGTGGGCGAGGCGGAGTGGATGATGCGCCACCTGCGCCACCTGCACGACGCGCGTCTCTACATCTGCCGCCTCTGTGGCGACACCTACCGTCGCCGCGCAGACTACACCTCACACATGG CTGTGCACTCGAAGAAGTTGGGCGTGGGGCCGACCCCCCGTGCCGCCCGCGGGGATGAGGCGCGGATCCACACCTGCCGCTCCTGCGGGAAGACCTTCGCGTCCAAGTACACGCTCATTGCACACCAGAAGACGCATTCA gaTCGACCACGACCCtacaaatgtaaacagtgttCGAAATCTTTTCTCACGCAACAGAATCTGAACCAGCACGAGAAGACGCATTCAGGGATCAAGGATTTCATCTGTAACATATGCA ACAAGGCATTCAGCACGCAGCACAACCTGGAGGTGCACGGCGTCGTGCACTCCGGCGCGCGGCCCTTCGCCTGCGGCGCCTGCGGCAAGGGCTTCGCGCGACGCGCCGAGCTGCGCGACCATCTGCGCACGCACACCG GCGAGCGTCCGTTCGCGTGCGAGACGTGTGGCGCGACGTTCAGCCAGCGCTCCAACCTGCACTCGCACCGCCGCGCCACGCATCTCAACGAGAAGCGACACGCCTGCAGCCTATGTCCCAAGCAGTTCAAACGGAGAAG GCTACTAGACTACCACGTGAAGGCGTCGCACACGGGCGAGAGACCGCTCAAGTGCGAAGTGTGTTCGTCCACGTTCGTGTACCCCGAACATTACAAGAAACACATCCGGACTCACAGCGGCGAGCGGCCTTACGTTTGCGAG ATCTGCGGCAAGACGTTCACGACGCGCGACAACCGCAACACGCACCGCTTCGTGCACAGCGACAAGAAGCCCTACGAGTGCCTCGCCTGCGGCGCCGGCTTCATGCGCAAGCACCTGCTCTACGAACACATGAACCACTCc GGTCACATAGCGGAGTCCATAGTCGTGAACCAGCCAAGAGTTACCAAAGTTGCGACCAAT ATGTTTGGAACTGATGAACTCGAATTAGATTCGACGGAGGATAAATCGATAATCG GTAAAAACCCATTGAGCTTACCTGACGATGATCCGCTAATTATCC AAGCTTTGACCGGCGACAGATCGGAGGCTACGTTACTCGAAGCGGTTGATGTCTCACAACTCGAAAATGCTGAG ATCGTAGACGAAAATGGTGAAATGATTCGTCTCATACAAGTGAAGTTACCGAGCGGCGACAATGGTTGGATGGCTGTCAAcaactag
- the LOC115452192 gene encoding PR domain zinc finger protein 5 isoform X1 gives MNNCCFLCNTFTNSFMKNAINIFGHPNTLPSGKTLLEVVSEIIDKPLKEDAVHSKLLCTKCFKSVFEYDNTAVDLRAMKMAMVNQFKISLSKSNLNYDTYEADIKSKVPVKSCNSDKKMGKIVLPASKLQPLTPDLLLKVSKLAAATKSNFVLDQNKSPPVITINNTMISQQETTQSQKTDILTTLANSLNENVITSSSSDMKTLSFNSLTKELLSNDVDLEKDVNDDDDTMEIDEDCALSVVPVTSSNGDLVLEVQGVKRPSKSSDSQLIDVSVLQSLDSGSSGGDDDKYILGKLQIMNDGDDDDEHTIVLDGDNGSILRMVSGQRLVLDGGELALVPDHQSATDHHPDHDQGDSQDSNDEPQIELQVSGDEETANAIIAAAQEQGCAFIKVESGEMYRVKSVQSKNENTSSRAALSMVERVDGKFRCLLCENKNHGTLGSATPAVGEAEWMMRHLRHLHDARLYICRLCGDTYRRRADYTSHMAVHSKKLGVGPTPRAARGDEARIHTCRSCGKTFASKYTLIAHQKTHSDRPRPYKCKQCSKSFLTQQNLNQHEKTHSGIKDFICNICNKAFSTQHNLEVHGVVHSGARPFACGACGKGFARRAELRDHLRTHTGERPFACETCGATFSQRSNLHSHRRATHLNEKRHACSLCPKQFKRRRLLDYHVKASHTGERPLKCEVCSSTFVYPEHYKKHIRTHSGERPYVCEICGKTFTTRDNRNTHRFVHSDKKPYECLACGAGFMRKHLLYEHMNHSGHIAESIVVNQPRVTKVATNMFGTDELELDSTEDKSIIGKNPLSLPDDDPLIIQALTGDRSEATLLEAVDVSQLENAEIVDENGEMIRLIQVKLPSGDNGWMAVNN, from the exons ATGAACAACTGTTGCTTTTTGTGCAACACCTTCACCAACTCGTTTATGAAGAATGCGATAAACATATTTGGGCATCCT aACACTTTACCATCGGGAAAAACTTTGTTAGAAGTGGTCAGTGAAATTATAGACAAACCATTAAAAGAAGATGCCGTGCATTCGAAGCTTCTGTGTACGAAATGTTTCAAGTCGGTCTTTGAATATGATAATACGGCTGTTGA TCTGCGAGCGATGAAAATGGCCATGGTTAATCAATTCAAAATCTCCTTATCAAAAAGCAATTTGAATTATGACACATATGAGGCtgatattaaatcaaaagtgcCCGTGAAAAGTTGTAACAGCGATAAGAAAATGGGCAAAATTGTGTTACCCGCGTCCAAACTCCAGCCTTTGACGCCGGATTTATTGTTGAAAGTGAGCAAATTGGCCGCCGCTACTAAATCTAATTTCGTTTTGGATCAGAATAAG AGTCCTCCAGTAATAACGATAAACAACACGATGATTTCCCAACAAGAAACAACACAGTCCCAGAAGACGGACATACTCACAACACTAGCCAACTCGCTCAACGAGAATGTAATCACTTCTTCCAGCAGTGATATGAAGACTTTGAGCTTTAACTCGTTGACTAAAGAACTATTGTCGAACGATGTGGATTTGGAGAAGGATgtcaatgatgatgatgatactaTGGAGATTGATgaag ATTGCGCATTATCAGTTGTTCCTGTGACGTCATCCAATGGCGATCTAGTCCTAGAAGTACAGGGTGTCAAG CGGCCGTCGAAGTCATCGGACTCGCAGTTGATAGACGTCAGCGTGTTGCAGTCGCTGGACAGCGGCAGCAGCGGCGGCGACGACGACAAGTACATACTGGGCAAGCTGCAGATCATGAACGATGGTGATGACGATGATGAGC ATACAATAGTCCTGGACGGTGATAATGGTTCGATCCTGCGCATGGTCAGCGGGCAGCGGCTCGTGTTGGACGGCGGCGAGCTGGCGCTGGTGCCCGACCACCAGTCCGCCACCGACCACCACCCCGACCACGACCAGGGCGACAGTCAAG ACTCGAATGACGAGCCTCAGATAGAGCTACAAGTGTCCGGAGATGAAGAAACGGCGAATGCCATTATAGCGGCGGCGCAGGAGCAAG GTTGCGCGTTCATAAAAGTGGAATCGGGCGAGATGTACCGCGTGAAGTCGGTGCAGAGCAAGAATGAGAACACGAGCAGCAGGGcggccctcagcatggtcgagAGGGTCGACGGCAAGTTCCGCTGTCTGCTGTGCGAGAATAAGAACCACG GTACGTTGGGCAGCGCTACCCCAGCGGTGGGCGAGGCGGAGTGGATGATGCGCCACCTGCGCCACCTGCACGACGCGCGTCTCTACATCTGCCGCCTCTGTGGCGACACCTACCGTCGCCGCGCAGACTACACCTCACACATGG CTGTGCACTCGAAGAAGTTGGGCGTGGGGCCGACCCCCCGTGCCGCCCGCGGGGATGAGGCGCGGATCCACACCTGCCGCTCCTGCGGGAAGACCTTCGCGTCCAAGTACACGCTCATTGCACACCAGAAGACGCATTCA gaTCGACCACGACCCtacaaatgtaaacagtgttCGAAATCTTTTCTCACGCAACAGAATCTGAACCAGCACGAGAAGACGCATTCAGGGATCAAGGATTTCATCTGTAACATATGCA ACAAGGCATTCAGCACGCAGCACAACCTGGAGGTGCACGGCGTCGTGCACTCCGGCGCGCGGCCCTTCGCCTGCGGCGCCTGCGGCAAGGGCTTCGCGCGACGCGCCGAGCTGCGCGACCATCTGCGCACGCACACCG GCGAGCGTCCGTTCGCGTGCGAGACGTGTGGCGCGACGTTCAGCCAGCGCTCCAACCTGCACTCGCACCGCCGCGCCACGCATCTCAACGAGAAGCGACACGCCTGCAGCCTATGTCCCAAGCAGTTCAAACGGAGAAG GCTACTAGACTACCACGTGAAGGCGTCGCACACGGGCGAGAGACCGCTCAAGTGCGAAGTGTGTTCGTCCACGTTCGTGTACCCCGAACATTACAAGAAACACATCCGGACTCACAGCGGCGAGCGGCCTTACGTTTGCGAG ATCTGCGGCAAGACGTTCACGACGCGCGACAACCGCAACACGCACCGCTTCGTGCACAGCGACAAGAAGCCCTACGA GTGCCTCGCCTGCGGCGCCGGCTTCATGCGCAAGCACCTGCTCTACGAACACATGAACCACTCc GGTCACATAGCGGAGTCCATAGTCGTGAACCAGCCAAGAGTTACCAAAGTTGCGACCAAT ATGTTTGGAACTGATGAACTCGAATTAGATTCGACGGAGGATAAATCGATAATCG GTAAAAACCCATTGAGCTTACCTGACGATGATCCGCTAATTATCC AAGCTTTGACCGGCGACAGATCGGAGGCTACGTTACTCGAAGCGGTTGATGTCTCACAACTCGAAAATGCTGAG ATCGTAGACGAAAATGGTGAAATGATTCGTCTCATACAAGTGAAGTTACCGAGCGGCGACAATGGTTGGATGGCTGTCAAcaactag